A region from the uncultured Macellibacteroides sp. genome encodes:
- a CDS encoding FecR domain-containing protein: protein MHDLFIRYFNGEMSPQEKKELFQKLQQSPEEKKVFAEMQNAWALSSLSIPVNHKLAAFKLAQFKKNEKKRYFVKYIRPVLGYAAAVVVAVAATWAVLTQFEPSFAKDAIAGYEEFSTPAGQRAKMTLYDGTVVWLNASSTLKYPNRFSDNVRRVELDGEAYFEVKHNKKVPFIVSTEKMNIRVLGTKFNVFAYKGKADFTTTLVEGSVRISDKNDASRTMLLKPSETAELRGNKLFKTKYKNENLLLWRSGIYSFDDVTFSEMVKKLELYYDVTIHVNNNELIKNKFTAKFRQRDGIESVLRTLQKAYSFRFEKDEEKNIITIK, encoded by the coding sequence ATGCACGATTTATTTATAAGATATTTTAATGGAGAAATGTCTCCACAAGAAAAAAAAGAACTCTTTCAAAAGCTTCAGCAATCGCCTGAAGAAAAGAAAGTGTTTGCCGAGATGCAGAATGCTTGGGCATTGTCTTCTTTATCTATACCAGTCAATCATAAACTTGCAGCTTTTAAGCTTGCTCAATTTAAAAAGAACGAAAAGAAACGTTACTTTGTAAAGTATATTAGACCAGTGTTGGGGTATGCAGCAGCAGTTGTTGTGGCTGTTGCTGCTACTTGGGCAGTCTTAACCCAATTCGAACCCTCATTTGCCAAGGATGCTATCGCAGGATATGAAGAATTTTCGACTCCTGCAGGACAACGGGCTAAGATGACATTGTATGATGGTACGGTTGTGTGGCTGAATGCCAGCTCCACTCTTAAGTATCCAAATAGATTTTCTGATAATGTTCGCCGGGTTGAATTGGATGGCGAAGCTTACTTCGAAGTTAAACATAATAAAAAAGTCCCTTTTATTGTTTCGACCGAAAAAATGAACATTCGTGTTCTCGGAACTAAGTTTAATGTGTTTGCCTATAAAGGGAAAGCCGACTTTACCACCACGTTGGTTGAAGGATCTGTGAGGATATCGGATAAAAATGATGCCTCTCGTACCATGCTTCTTAAACCATCGGAAACTGCCGAATTAAGAGGGAATAAGCTTTTTAAGACAAAGTATAAAAATGAAAACCTTCTTTTGTGGCGTTCAGGTATATATTCTTTTGACGATGTTACATTTAGTGAGATGGTGAAGAAATTGGAACTGTATTATGATGTAACCATTCACGTTAACAACAACGAACTGATTAAAAATAAATTTACAGCAAAATTTCGTCAGAGGGATGGCATCGAAAGTGTTTTACGAACGCTTCAGAAGGCTTATTCATTCAGGTTTGAAAAAGATGAAGAAAAAAATATTATAACAATTAAATAG
- a CDS encoding Xaa-Pro peptidase family protein — MISKELSADLELKWQRMREAMLKVNADSCLLTVDVNLYYTTGQIFSGYFYLPVQGNPLFFVKRPSGIKGELVSYIRKPEQIPDIFAEKGIKMPEKLLLEADELTYSDYIRLQQLFNPKETGNATALMRRVRMIKTPWEIGQFRISAKQHAATYAKIPSCFRPGMTDLEFQFEIENKMRQHGSIGVFRAFGPNMDIHMGSILAGDNAEAPSPFDFALGGKGMSPSCPLGANGSVLKEGMAVMVDMAGNYTAYLTDMTRVFAVGKLSELAYKAHQVSLEIQHEVEQTAKPGVACSVLYNIAAGIAEKEGLSAYFMGTKQQAKFVGHGIGIQINELPVLTPRSKELLEENMTFALEPKFVIPGTGAVGIENSFLVTSTGVEKLTLFEEEIIHLL; from the coding sequence ATGATTTCAAAAGAACTTAGTGCCGACCTGGAGTTGAAATGGCAGCGGATGAGGGAAGCTATGTTGAAGGTGAATGCGGACAGCTGTCTGCTAACAGTTGATGTAAACTTATACTATACAACAGGACAGATATTTAGCGGATACTTTTACCTTCCGGTTCAGGGTAATCCCTTATTTTTTGTAAAGCGTCCAAGTGGAATTAAAGGCGAACTGGTTTCATATATTCGTAAGCCCGAACAGATACCTGATATATTTGCTGAAAAGGGTATTAAGATGCCTGAGAAATTACTTTTAGAAGCTGATGAGCTCACATACAGTGATTACATTCGCTTACAACAGCTTTTTAATCCGAAAGAAACAGGTAATGCTACTGCATTGATGCGTAGGGTCCGCATGATAAAGACTCCCTGGGAGATTGGACAGTTTCGCATTTCGGCCAAACAGCATGCGGCTACTTATGCAAAGATTCCTTCTTGCTTTCGTCCGGGCATGACCGACCTTGAGTTTCAGTTTGAAATAGAAAATAAGATGCGTCAGCATGGTTCTATCGGAGTATTCAGGGCATTTGGTCCGAATATGGATATTCACATGGGAAGTATTTTGGCCGGAGATAATGCGGAAGCTCCCTCTCCCTTCGATTTTGCGCTTGGCGGTAAAGGGATGAGTCCCTCCTGCCCGCTTGGTGCCAATGGTTCTGTGCTTAAAGAGGGTATGGCAGTTATGGTTGATATGGCAGGGAATTACACTGCCTACCTAACCGACATGACCCGCGTATTTGCCGTTGGTAAACTTTCTGAACTGGCATATAAGGCCCATCAGGTTTCTCTGGAGATTCAGCATGAAGTGGAACAAACGGCAAAACCCGGCGTAGCCTGCTCTGTCTTATATAATATAGCTGCCGGTATCGCCGAGAAAGAAGGTCTTTCAGCCTATTTCATGGGAACGAAGCAGCAAGCAAAGTTTGTAGGACACGGAATTGGCATCCAAATAAACGAATTACCTGTGTTAACCCCACGTTCGAAAGAACTGCTTGAGGAGAATATGACTTTCGCCCTCGAGCCCAAGTTTGTTATTCCGGGTACAGGGGCCGTTGGTATAGAAAACAGTTTTTTGGTAACAAGTACCGGTGTAGAGAAGCTCACTCTTTTTGAAGAAGAAATTATTCATTTACTATAA
- a CDS encoding TonB-dependent receptor has translation MRISTFLLFLCVFTSFATTSNSQNAKVNISGNSLTVGNFIDQVEKQTDYLFVYSKNEVNINEAVAVKSGDKSVSECLTEAFKNSDVKYAFENDYIVLTKNATPSLPQTGKKINGVVKDSKGEAVIGANVVVKGTTNGTITDIDGKYSLDVPAGAVLQVSYIGYLTKEIPVGSQPVINVELLEDSQALDEVVVVGYGTMRKSDVTGSISVTKGEDMIKAQSFSALDNLRGKASGVNIFSNSGQPGGSSRVIIRGIGTINSSSDPLYVVDGVVMEDFKLLNPNDIERIEVLKDASAAAIYGARGANGVILVSTKRGNKGEGTSISYSGSVSMSNAASYMETLNAQQWTDAFMQGLENENKWMGYDWSLNRTDWFNDSKFFDAQGNPLYNTNWQKEATRTAVSHNHQLSIQQGGKNSSVGAFLNYTDQQGIVNNTFMKRLNMKLAYDANPTPWLSTAINLLVNHTWQRYTPEEGGGQDARRTMIEMMPWMPVTMPDGSYTTSTSSTLSGDLGFEGMSNPVMILEQQKRMNYRTQIFGNAAFTFHLAKDLDLKTQIGVDNHNNTYRGYSSIGLNNISMPNGWAEINHTNTLYWQEETYLTHNLTSGKHRLNTMAGLSWQERVYNYDRSRTEGFSDDFYEWNNMGVATTPDPPTSDWNRWAMNSYFLRGAYSYDDKYMATVTARMDGSSKFGENNKYAFFPSLGLGWNMSQEGFMKDIEAINLLKLHSSYGMTGNSEIGTYSSLAMINSGTDILNDNRAATAHVSSLANPDLKWEKTGQFDFGVNLNMFSNRLNFDVSYYYKKTTDLLLERPVPHSTGFSSVMDNIGSVQNKGLDIMINTVNLQGKDFSWASTLNVNYNKNKILELGENNEDIEPGPWWVSGSQTILRVGQSLGSFYGYERLGVWTEDERAEAEAAGSAVGRAKRSADKKILGKGTPDFSGSFINEFNYKNWDLTVDLQFVAGVEVMQQYCHSTYDRFGITSGLSKILTDAYDGTNPNTMQQAIYLCNSGHAGQDTQLDSQWVSDGSYLRGNLIQLGYTFNPQQCKSIGLGSMRIYASVNNAFVINSSDFFGFDPEGTSQGSNQWGQNMYFFQYPKPRTYTVGLNVTF, from the coding sequence ATGAGAATTTCAACCTTTCTTCTTTTCCTATGTGTATTTACCTCATTCGCAACTACGAGTAACTCTCAGAATGCAAAAGTAAATATCTCAGGAAATAGTTTAACAGTCGGTAATTTTATCGATCAAGTAGAAAAGCAAACAGATTATTTGTTTGTGTACAGTAAGAATGAAGTTAACATAAACGAAGCCGTTGCCGTTAAATCGGGAGATAAATCGGTTTCAGAATGTTTAACTGAGGCGTTTAAAAATTCGGATGTTAAGTATGCATTCGAAAATGATTACATTGTATTAACAAAAAATGCAACCCCTTCTCTTCCTCAAACAGGAAAGAAAATCAATGGTGTGGTTAAAGACTCCAAGGGTGAAGCTGTTATCGGAGCCAATGTTGTAGTAAAAGGTACTACAAATGGAACGATCACTGATATCGACGGAAAGTATTCCTTAGATGTTCCTGCCGGAGCCGTACTTCAGGTTTCTTACATCGGTTATCTTACAAAAGAAATACCAGTAGGAAGTCAGCCTGTTATTAATGTTGAGCTTCTTGAAGACAGTCAGGCTCTTGACGAAGTAGTGGTAGTAGGTTATGGTACGATGCGTAAATCAGACGTTACCGGTTCTATCTCAGTAACTAAGGGAGAAGATATGATTAAAGCTCAGTCTTTTAGTGCATTAGATAACCTTAGAGGTAAAGCTTCTGGTGTTAACATCTTTTCTAACTCAGGACAGCCAGGTGGTTCCAGCCGTGTTATCATTCGTGGTATCGGTACTATTAACTCATCTTCTGATCCCTTGTATGTAGTTGACGGTGTGGTAATGGAAGACTTCAAACTTTTGAACCCGAATGATATCGAACGTATCGAAGTATTGAAAGATGCTTCTGCTGCAGCTATCTATGGTGCTCGTGGTGCCAATGGTGTTATCTTGGTATCAACCAAACGTGGTAATAAGGGTGAAGGTACAAGCATCAGCTATAGCGGTTCTGTAAGTATGAGTAATGCTGCCAGTTATATGGAAACTCTGAATGCACAACAATGGACAGATGCTTTCATGCAAGGTTTGGAAAATGAAAACAAATGGATGGGATACGACTGGTCTTTGAATCGTACAGACTGGTTTAATGATTCTAAGTTCTTTGATGCACAAGGCAATCCTTTGTATAATACAAACTGGCAAAAAGAAGCAACTCGCACAGCTGTTTCTCACAACCATCAGTTAAGTATTCAGCAGGGTGGTAAAAATTCTTCAGTAGGCGCATTCTTAAACTACACCGATCAGCAGGGTATTGTGAACAATACGTTTATGAAACGTTTGAATATGAAGTTGGCTTACGATGCTAATCCTACACCTTGGTTATCTACTGCAATTAACTTGTTGGTAAACCATACGTGGCAGCGCTATACTCCTGAAGAAGGTGGAGGACAGGATGCTCGTCGTACCATGATTGAAATGATGCCTTGGATGCCTGTTACGATGCCTGACGGTTCGTATACAACTTCTACAAGCTCAACATTATCAGGAGACTTAGGTTTCGAAGGTATGTCTAACCCTGTTATGATTTTGGAACAACAAAAACGTATGAACTACCGTACACAGATTTTCGGTAATGCTGCGTTTACATTCCATTTGGCTAAAGATTTGGATTTGAAAACACAGATTGGTGTTGATAACCACAATAACACATACAGAGGTTATTCTTCAATAGGTCTTAATAATATTTCAATGCCTAATGGATGGGCAGAAATCAATCATACCAATACACTGTATTGGCAGGAAGAAACTTACCTGACTCACAACCTGACAAGTGGTAAGCATCGTTTGAATACAATGGCCGGTCTTTCATGGCAGGAACGTGTATATAATTATGACAGATCAAGAACAGAAGGATTCTCTGACGACTTCTATGAATGGAATAACATGGGTGTCGCTACAACTCCTGATCCTCCTACATCAGATTGGAACCGTTGGGCAATGAACTCTTATTTCTTGCGTGGAGCTTATTCTTATGATGATAAATATATGGCTACTGTTACTGCCCGTATGGATGGTTCTTCTAAGTTTGGAGAAAACAATAAATACGCTTTCTTCCCATCTTTAGGTTTGGGTTGGAATATGTCTCAGGAAGGATTCATGAAAGATATCGAAGCCATCAATCTGTTGAAGTTGCATTCCAGTTATGGTATGACAGGTAACTCTGAAATTGGTACATATTCTTCATTGGCTATGATTAATTCAGGTACAGATATTTTAAATGATAACCGTGCTGCTACAGCTCATGTTTCTTCTCTTGCCAATCCTGATTTGAAATGGGAAAAGACAGGTCAGTTCGACTTTGGTGTAAATTTAAATATGTTTAGTAATCGTCTTAACTTTGATGTATCTTACTATTATAAGAAAACAACAGACTTGTTGTTGGAACGTCCGGTTCCTCATTCAACAGGTTTCTCTTCTGTAATGGATAATATTGGTTCTGTACAGAACAAAGGTTTGGATATCATGATTAATACTGTTAACCTACAGGGTAAAGATTTCTCATGGGCTTCCACTTTGAATGTTAACTACAACAAGAATAAGATTCTAGAATTAGGCGAAAATAATGAAGACATCGAACCGGGACCATGGTGGGTATCAGGTTCACAGACTATCTTACGTGTAGGTCAATCTTTGGGTTCTTTCTATGGTTACGAACGTCTGGGCGTTTGGACAGAAGACGAAAGGGCTGAAGCCGAAGCCGCAGGTTCTGCTGTAGGTCGTGCTAAACGTTCTGCCGACAAGAAAATCTTAGGAAAAGGTACTCCTGATTTCTCTGGTAGCTTTATCAATGAATTCAACTATAAGAACTGGGATTTGACTGTAGACTTACAGTTTGTAGCCGGTGTTGAAGTAATGCAACAGTATTGCCACTCAACTTACGACCGTTTTGGTATCACCAGTGGTTTGAGTAAGATTCTTACTGATGCTTATGATGGAACAAATCCTAACACTATGCAGCAGGCTATATACCTTTGTAACTCTGGTCACGCAGGTCAGGATACTCAGTTAGACTCTCAATGGGTTAGCGACGGTTCTTATCTTCGTGGTAACTTGATTCAATTAGGTTATACATTTAACCCACAACAGTGTAAATCAATCGGTTTGGGTAGTATGCGTATTTATGCAAGTGTAAATAATGCATTTGTTATCAATTCAAGTGATTTCTTCGGTTTCGATCCTGAAGGTACTTCTCAAGGTAGCAACCAATGGGGACAGAATATGTACTTCTTCCAGTATCCGAAGCCAAGAACGTATACAGTCGGTTTGAATGTAACATTTTAA
- a CDS encoding glycoside hydrolase family 5 protein — protein sequence MKKSVLFLFLLSLFFTCKASSIKEQSNKNLFLGIKNQHVITPEGKPFLIQGINLGNWLNPEGYMFLFKDVSSFRLIDQAFREMVGPDFTEQFWKAFKDNYITREDIAYIKQTGMNSIRLPFHYKSFTDEDYMGLKSNQDGFARIDSVIKWCKEEGLYIILDMHDAPGGQTGDNIDDSYGYPWLFESEESQQLFCEIWKKIANRYKDEPAILGYDLLNEPIATHFNNKEEINKQLVPVYKKGIEAIRSVDKNHIILLGGAQWNSNFTMFDEKAIDGKMMYTCHRYWCDTLQTNLQDFVDFRTKVNLPLYMGETGENTDEWVGAFRRLMERNNMGWHFWPYKKMEKTSCMVRINKPANWDLIIQYTLQPRNNFNEIRAARPDQALVKQAMLELLENMKFANCLKNPGYIEALGMKP from the coding sequence ATGAAAAAAAGTGTTTTATTCTTATTCTTATTGTCATTATTCTTTACGTGCAAGGCTTCTTCCATTAAAGAGCAATCGAATAAAAATCTTTTTCTTGGGATAAAAAATCAACATGTAATTACTCCGGAGGGTAAACCATTTCTTATCCAGGGTATCAATCTGGGAAACTGGCTTAATCCGGAAGGATATATGTTTCTGTTTAAAGATGTGAGCTCATTCCGTTTGATAGATCAGGCCTTCCGTGAAATGGTTGGTCCCGATTTCACAGAGCAGTTCTGGAAAGCGTTCAAAGACAATTACATCACCCGCGAGGATATCGCCTACATTAAACAAACAGGAATGAATTCCATACGCCTCCCCTTTCACTATAAATCTTTCACAGACGAGGATTACATGGGTTTAAAGAGCAATCAGGATGGTTTTGCCCGGATAGATAGTGTTATTAAATGGTGCAAGGAGGAAGGTCTTTACATAATTCTTGATATGCACGACGCTCCCGGTGGTCAGACAGGCGACAATATTGACGACAGTTACGGATATCCATGGCTGTTTGAAAGCGAAGAAAGTCAGCAGTTATTCTGCGAGATATGGAAGAAAATCGCAAATCGCTACAAAGATGAGCCTGCAATCTTAGGGTACGATCTGCTTAACGAACCCATCGCCACTCACTTTAACAATAAGGAGGAGATCAACAAGCAACTTGTTCCTGTATATAAGAAAGGAATCGAGGCTATCCGTTCGGTAGATAAGAACCACATTATATTACTTGGAGGAGCTCAGTGGAATAGTAATTTCACGATGTTTGACGAAAAAGCAATTGACGGTAAGATGATGTATACCTGCCACCGTTATTGGTGTGATACGCTTCAAACCAACCTGCAAGACTTTGTTGATTTCCGCACCAAAGTCAATCTGCCTCTTTATATGGGTGAGACAGGAGAAAACACGGACGAATGGGTAGGTGCTTTCCGTCGTCTGATGGAGCGAAACAATATGGGCTGGCATTTCTGGCCGTATAAGAAAATGGAGAAAACAAGCTGTATGGTTCGAATTAATAAACCGGCCAATTGGGATCTTATTATTCAATATACCCTACAACCCCGAAACAACTTTAACGAGATACGTGCCGCTCGCCCGGATCAGGCTTTGGTTAAACAGGCCATGCTTGAATTACTGGAAAATATGAAATTTGCGAATTGCCTAAAAAACCCCGGTTATATTGAAGCCTTGGGCATGAAACCCTAA
- a CDS encoding RNA polymerase sigma-70 factor: MIYQEDRPNVLSVRGDFDTIYINNFSRLFLFAKEYVLFDEDAENIVQDVFLMLWEKKDVLRVNVSLTAYLFTLVKNKCIDFLRHNMVAQTYTETIQNEYNAELNLKLYALESFNQSLESDEDIETLLQQAIDKLPERCRLIFIKSRIEGKKYKEIAEELNLSVNTVEGQISIALKKLREELRDYLPLLIFLFIC; encoded by the coding sequence ATGATATATCAGGAAGACAGACCAAACGTATTAAGTGTAAGGGGGGATTTTGATACCATATATATCAATAATTTCTCCCGGTTGTTCCTATTTGCCAAAGAGTATGTTTTATTTGATGAAGATGCAGAAAATATTGTACAGGATGTATTCCTGATGCTTTGGGAAAAAAAGGACGTATTGCGGGTGAACGTTAGTCTTACAGCCTATCTTTTTACTTTGGTGAAAAACAAATGCATCGATTTTCTCCGCCATAATATGGTAGCTCAGACATATACGGAAACCATTCAAAACGAATACAACGCAGAGCTGAATCTAAAGTTGTATGCGTTGGAATCGTTTAATCAAAGTCTTGAATCGGATGAGGATATTGAAACACTGCTTCAACAAGCCATTGATAAACTCCCGGAAAGATGCAGGCTTATATTTATTAAGAGTCGAATTGAAGGAAAAAAGTATAAAGAAATTGCAGAAGAACTCAATCTTTCTGTAAATACGGTGGAAGGCCAGATTTCCATTGCATTAAAAAAGCTGCGCGAAGAACTAAGAGACTACCTTCCCTTGCTGATTTTTTTATTTATTTGTTAA
- a CDS encoding RagB/SusD family nutrient uptake outer membrane protein, whose translation MKKIISTFLCAGLLASFTACSSFLDENPKSSLASNQFFTTASQAESNVNYLYRTGAPSMYGAGGAYGGPNVMLGGYVSGYFDNEYAGQEVVVMYSKSLSRNSVNIANQMDGVWDACYEAINVANAGIKYIPEITMDETAKARLVGESKFFRAMNYFYLVKMFGDVPLTVDPYESLENLYLERTPVKDVYAQIVQDAKDAVAVLPDAAFYSNGARLTKNVANTLLADVYLQMSGYPVQEDHYADAAAAAKAVITSGKHSLATNGDLKMNSAFNKLRTTDGLDESVYAYEFNAAISTSGWWPVYSFPNACAGWGIFKYAITNNVYGIVNGYTNVYDSNEDLRIQPNQFFHSEYKMPDGTVRQLGGLFNWYYYDEEAMLTTGRGTKDVNIYRYAQVLLIAAEATAKSGSVSEAAGYLAEVKARSSMTGKTKAAFTTELSSLSKDAFVQEVWAERLREFPLEFKIWDDITRTHMYPQFSDANKGKVSFVNVIGASNNWGKTFQERDLLWPLSTNELQRNTLLTQNPGYEN comes from the coding sequence ATGAAAAAGATAATATCCACTTTCCTGTGTGCTGGTCTGCTAGCAAGCTTCACAGCTTGTAGTAGCTTCTTGGATGAAAACCCAAAGAGTTCGCTTGCCTCAAACCAGTTCTTTACTACTGCTTCGCAAGCAGAGTCTAATGTGAATTATTTGTATCGTACAGGAGCTCCAAGTATGTATGGTGCAGGTGGTGCTTATGGTGGTCCCAATGTAATGTTGGGTGGTTATGTATCTGGTTACTTTGATAATGAATATGCCGGACAGGAAGTTGTTGTAATGTACAGCAAGAGCCTTAGCCGCAATTCAGTGAATATCGCTAACCAGATGGACGGTGTATGGGACGCTTGTTATGAGGCTATTAACGTGGCTAATGCAGGTATCAAGTATATTCCTGAAATCACAATGGACGAAACAGCAAAGGCTCGTTTAGTTGGCGAAAGTAAGTTCTTCCGTGCTATGAACTATTTTTACCTGGTAAAAATGTTTGGTGATGTGCCTTTGACAGTTGATCCGTATGAATCATTGGAAAACCTTTATTTGGAACGTACACCTGTTAAAGATGTATATGCCCAAATCGTACAAGATGCTAAAGACGCTGTAGCAGTTTTGCCAGATGCAGCATTTTATTCAAATGGAGCTCGTCTCACAAAGAATGTAGCTAATACATTACTTGCAGATGTATATTTGCAGATGAGCGGATACCCTGTTCAGGAAGACCATTACGCTGATGCGGCAGCTGCTGCCAAGGCTGTTATTACTTCCGGAAAACATAGCCTTGCTACAAACGGCGACCTGAAGATGAACAGTGCATTCAATAAATTGCGTACTACAGACGGTTTGGACGAATCTGTTTATGCATACGAATTCAATGCCGCTATCTCAACCAGTGGTTGGTGGCCTGTTTATTCATTCCCAAATGCATGTGCCGGTTGGGGTATCTTTAAATATGCTATTACTAATAATGTATATGGTATAGTAAACGGGTATACGAACGTATATGATTCAAACGAAGACCTTCGTATTCAGCCAAATCAGTTCTTCCATTCTGAATATAAGATGCCTGATGGTACAGTACGTCAGTTAGGTGGTCTTTTCAACTGGTATTACTATGATGAAGAAGCTATGTTGACCACAGGTCGTGGTACAAAGGATGTGAATATCTATCGTTATGCTCAGGTATTGCTGATTGCTGCAGAAGCAACTGCTAAGTCTGGAAGCGTTTCTGAAGCTGCCGGCTATCTTGCCGAAGTAAAGGCTCGCTCTTCTATGACAGGTAAGACAAAAGCAGCTTTCACTACAGAACTTTCTTCTTTGTCAAAAGATGCATTTGTTCAGGAAGTATGGGCAGAACGTTTGCGTGAGTTCCCTCTTGAATTCAAGATTTGGGATGATATCACACGTACTCACATGTATCCTCAGTTCAGCGACGCAAACAAGGGTAAAGTTTCTTTTGTGAATGTTATTGGAGCTTCCAACAATTGGGGCAAAACATTCCAGGAGAGAGATCTTTTGTGGCCGTTGTCAACGAACGAATTGCAACGAAACACATTGCTGACTCAGAACCCCGGTTATGAAAACTAA